Proteins from one Paraburkholderia sp. BL10I2N1 genomic window:
- a CDS encoding MOSC domain-containing protein: MSEAIYRVDAVLTGIVAPLGDKGKLSAIGKLPVEGRVWLGETGLEGDEQAERKHHGGPEMALHHYPFDHYAVWRDEWAAASIGAAGSTRLDARGAFGENLSTSGMTETTVCVGDVYRIGGALVQISQPRQPCWKLSVRFDRDDMSRRVQDTRRTGWYYRVLEAGEIGAGDSIERLARPHPAWTVERLLRVLYVDRDDRAALEDMANLETLTPSWRAIASKRLASGKVESWASRLDTPSSQTSSKKQVA; this comes from the coding sequence GTGAGCGAGGCGATTTATCGCGTCGACGCGGTACTGACTGGCATCGTTGCGCCGCTTGGCGACAAAGGCAAGCTCAGTGCAATCGGCAAATTGCCAGTCGAAGGGCGGGTGTGGCTTGGCGAGACCGGTCTCGAAGGCGACGAGCAGGCTGAACGTAAGCACCACGGCGGACCAGAAATGGCGCTGCACCATTACCCATTCGATCACTACGCGGTGTGGCGCGACGAGTGGGCTGCGGCTTCCATTGGTGCGGCCGGTTCGACACGGCTAGACGCACGCGGCGCATTCGGCGAAAACCTCAGCACATCAGGAATGACCGAGACGACGGTGTGCGTTGGTGACGTGTATCGCATCGGCGGCGCGCTCGTGCAGATTTCCCAGCCGAGGCAGCCGTGCTGGAAGCTCAGCGTCCGATTCGATCGGGATGACATGTCGCGCCGGGTGCAGGACACACGTCGCACTGGCTGGTATTACCGCGTGCTCGAAGCCGGTGAAATTGGGGCCGGCGATTCGATCGAGCGGCTTGCACGCCCTCATCCGGCGTGGACCGTCGAGCGTCTGCTACGCGTGCTTTACGTCGATCGCGACGATCGTGCGGCGCTCGAAGACATGGCGAATCTCGAAACGCTGACACCGTCCTGGCGCGCGATTGCGTCGAAGCGCCTCGCGAGCGGCAAGGTCGAATCGTGGGCAAGCCGTCTCGACACGCCGTCCAGCCAGACGTCCAGCAAAAAGCAGGTCGCGTAG
- a CDS encoding glutamine amidotransferase gives MNQEVLAIRHVHFEDLGSLERVLGERSRPVRYLDVGFARIEAPDPVVPSLMVVLGGPINACDDERYPTLVPLVSMIERRIAAGLPTLGICLGAQLIARVLGAKVYRAAQSEIGWSPLTLTDAGRASPVRHLDGAQTSMLHWHGDTFDLPNGATRLASTPACENQAFSWSNHVLGLQCHPEIRADRFEPWLIGHAAEIGGSDGCGVLQLRADTARLGPRLEEAARKMFTEWLDQVEGKV, from the coding sequence ATGAATCAGGAAGTTCTGGCCATTCGACATGTGCACTTCGAGGATCTGGGCAGCCTCGAACGCGTGCTCGGCGAACGCAGCCGGCCGGTTCGCTATCTCGATGTTGGCTTTGCGCGTATCGAGGCGCCGGATCCTGTCGTCCCGTCGCTGATGGTCGTGCTCGGTGGCCCGATCAACGCGTGCGACGACGAGCGCTATCCGACGCTCGTGCCGCTCGTGTCGATGATCGAAAGACGCATTGCTGCGGGGCTGCCGACCCTCGGTATCTGCCTCGGGGCTCAACTCATCGCGCGCGTACTGGGCGCAAAAGTCTATCGGGCGGCGCAGTCTGAGATCGGCTGGAGTCCGCTGACGCTCACCGATGCCGGGCGCGCATCGCCCGTCCGTCATCTGGACGGTGCACAGACATCGATGCTGCACTGGCACGGCGATACCTTCGATCTGCCCAACGGCGCGACGCGGCTTGCCTCGACGCCAGCCTGCGAAAATCAGGCTTTCTCGTGGAGCAATCACGTGCTGGGCCTGCAATGTCATCCGGAAATCCGCGCTGATCGCTTTGAACCCTGGCTCATTGGCCATGCAGCGGAGATCGGCGGCAGTGACGGCTGCGGTGTTCTTCAGCTGCGTGCGGATACGGCGCGGCTCGGTCCGCGTCTCGAAGAAGCGGCCCGCAAAATGTTCACCGAATGGCTGGATCAGGTTGAGGGAAAGGTGTGA
- a CDS encoding MarR family winged helix-turn-helix transcriptional regulator gives MSEGVYGEQATGRVTHSLLRLSTAMRSQAWEWAEGAGLTPTQGEILVLLMQRKGPMRLGEIARETALTAATTSDAVSTLEGKGLVEKRRALDDGRALAVRLTARGRTAAKRAAQWPDFLSKAVGALRDEEQAMLYRTLLKTIRQLEAQEQIPPHRMCLTCTHLEPSKNPKKTPHHCALLDLNMGDTDLRLDCSVHETADVATQKKVWKIFAQ, from the coding sequence ATGAGCGAAGGCGTATACGGCGAGCAGGCAACCGGGCGGGTGACCCACAGCCTGCTGCGACTGAGCACGGCCATGCGAAGCCAGGCATGGGAATGGGCGGAAGGCGCGGGTCTCACGCCGACCCAGGGTGAAATTCTTGTGTTGCTGATGCAACGCAAGGGACCGATGCGTCTCGGCGAGATCGCACGTGAAACGGCGCTGACCGCTGCGACAACGAGCGATGCCGTGAGCACGCTCGAAGGCAAGGGCCTCGTCGAAAAGCGCCGCGCGCTGGACGACGGTCGGGCGCTGGCTGTGCGACTGACCGCACGCGGCCGCACGGCGGCGAAGCGCGCGGCGCAGTGGCCGGATTTCCTGTCGAAGGCGGTCGGCGCGCTGCGCGACGAGGAGCAGGCGATGCTGTATCGCACGCTGCTCAAGACGATCCGCCAGCTGGAAGCGCAGGAACAGATCCCGCCGCACCGGATGTGCCTGACCTGTACGCACCTCGAACCCAGCAAGAATCCGAAGAAGACGCCGCACCATTGCGCGCTGCTCGATCTGAATATGGGCGATACGGATCTGCGTCTCGATTGTTCGGTACATGAAACTGCCGACGTCGCCACGCAGAAAAAGGTCTGGAAGATCTTCGCGCAGTAA
- a CDS encoding YbdK family carboxylate-amine ligase, which yields MSLEPFVDSKPFTFGIELEMQIVNTHDYDLTKAASDLLRLIKDEKIPGNITPEITESMIELSTGICTSHEQALTDLRTIRDTLVAAADRLNVGLCGGGTHAFQQWSERQIVDTPRFQYLSELYGYLAKQFTVFGQHVHIGCPDPNSALFLLHSMSRFIPHFIALSASSPFVQGVDTGFHSARLNSVFAFPLSGRAPFVLTWDSFEEYFSKMVHTGVVNSMKDFYWDIRPKPGFGTIEVRVMDTPMSVDRAAAIACYIQTLARHLLLDKPLTPKEDDYLVYTFNRFEACRFGLAGTCIDPQTGERRTISEDIIATLDRIAPHADVLGSGKALQEIGTIARGQVNDATWLRGVFAEEKSLHEAVRQQCLQWRA from the coding sequence ATGTCACTCGAACCGTTTGTCGATTCGAAACCGTTCACCTTCGGTATCGAACTCGAAATGCAGATCGTCAACACCCACGACTATGATCTGACCAAAGCCGCTTCCGATCTGCTGCGGCTTATCAAGGACGAAAAGATTCCCGGCAACATCACGCCGGAAATCACCGAAAGCATGATCGAGCTGTCGACGGGCATCTGTACGTCGCACGAACAGGCATTGACCGATCTGCGCACGATCCGCGACACGCTCGTCGCCGCGGCCGACCGGCTGAACGTCGGACTGTGCGGCGGCGGAACACACGCATTCCAGCAATGGAGCGAGCGGCAAATCGTCGATACACCGCGCTTTCAGTACCTGTCCGAACTGTATGGCTATCTCGCGAAGCAGTTCACGGTGTTTGGCCAGCACGTGCATATCGGCTGTCCGGATCCCAACAGCGCGCTGTTTTTGCTGCATTCGATGTCGCGTTTTATTCCGCACTTCATCGCGCTGTCTGCTTCCTCGCCGTTCGTACAGGGTGTGGACACCGGTTTTCATTCCGCACGCCTGAATTCGGTGTTCGCCTTTCCGCTGTCGGGCCGCGCGCCGTTTGTGCTGACGTGGGACAGCTTCGAAGAATACTTTTCGAAGATGGTCCACACGGGCGTGGTGAACAGCATGAAGGATTTTTACTGGGATATCCGGCCGAAACCCGGCTTCGGCACGATCGAAGTGCGCGTGATGGATACGCCGATGTCAGTTGATCGCGCCGCGGCGATCGCCTGCTACATCCAGACGCTGGCACGCCATCTGTTGCTGGACAAACCTCTCACGCCGAAAGAAGACGATTACCTCGTCTACACCTTCAACCGTTTCGAGGCATGCCGCTTTGGCCTTGCGGGCACCTGCATCGATCCGCAGACCGGCGAGCGCCGGACGATTTCCGAAGACATCATTGCGACGCTGGACCGGATTGCGCCGCACGCCGATGTGCTGGGCTCCGGTAAGGCATTGCAAGAGATCGGCACGATCGCGCGCGGACAGGTCAATGATGCGACCTGGTTGCGCGGCGTATTTGCCGAAGAAAAGTCGCTTCACGAGGCCGTGCGGCAACAATGTCTGCAATGGCGGGCGTAA
- a CDS encoding cation:proton antiporter, with protein MKSAFSFFPAWPLAPDAIFWAGLALLAAGLCGELCYRAWRLPRISGYAVIGLIAGSAGFGVIDADAARAAGPLLNVALGLLLFELGSRLDLRWIRRNPWLILSSIAEATLTFVLVLAVLLFLHVSTMVAMVLAAIAMATSPAMVIQLKTELRAEGQVTQRLMTLTALNSMYAVVIEKLASGWLHQEIYGNVLATILQPLYLLIGSLVLAYALARACNFFYRRMNMQDEHSFVALFGLVLLAIAIAHLFKLSTILSLLAAGIIVKNLEARPQLWPQHFGTAGWLLTVILFVLTLTTFEWRDIALGGVAALGLIVARLVGKLVGVLAFAKPSGLNWKQGMALGLSLSPMSALAYLLVEDTYDLYPNLDPLLRAVVMCSIVVLQLVGPWLVYRSLALVGERREE; from the coding sequence ATGAAGTCGGCGTTTTCATTTTTTCCAGCCTGGCCACTCGCGCCCGACGCAATTTTCTGGGCCGGTCTCGCGCTGCTCGCGGCCGGTCTGTGTGGCGAACTCTGCTATCGCGCATGGCGTCTGCCGCGTATTTCCGGTTACGCGGTGATTGGCCTGATCGCCGGTTCGGCAGGTTTCGGTGTGATCGATGCAGATGCCGCAAGGGCGGCAGGCCCGCTGCTCAATGTCGCACTCGGTCTGCTGCTTTTCGAACTCGGCAGCCGGCTCGATCTGCGCTGGATTCGCCGCAATCCCTGGTTGATCCTGTCGAGCATTGCTGAAGCAACGCTGACATTTGTCCTTGTCCTTGCCGTTCTGCTGTTTCTGCACGTGTCGACCATGGTGGCGATGGTGCTCGCGGCCATCGCGATGGCCACTTCGCCCGCGATGGTGATTCAGCTCAAAACGGAGCTGCGAGCTGAGGGCCAGGTGACGCAACGTCTGATGACATTGACCGCGCTCAACAGCATGTATGCCGTAGTGATTGAAAAGCTCGCATCAGGCTGGTTGCATCAGGAGATTTACGGCAATGTGCTCGCCACGATCCTGCAGCCGCTTTATCTGTTGATCGGTTCGCTGGTGCTTGCGTACGCACTTGCGCGCGCCTGCAATTTCTTCTATCGACGAATGAACATGCAGGACGAGCATTCGTTTGTCGCGCTGTTCGGTCTCGTACTGCTGGCTATCGCGATCGCCCATCTGTTCAAACTGTCGACGATCCTGAGCCTGCTTGCCGCCGGCATCATCGTGAAAAATCTCGAAGCGCGCCCGCAGTTGTGGCCGCAGCATTTCGGCACCGCCGGCTGGCTGCTCACCGTGATTCTGTTCGTGCTGACGCTGACGACGTTCGAATGGCGAGACATCGCGCTCGGAGGCGTGGCCGCGCTCGGGCTGATCGTTGCGCGGCTCGTCGGCAAACTGGTCGGGGTGCTCGCCTTCGCGAAACCGAGCGGACTGAACTGGAAGCAGGGTATGGCACTCGGGTTGTCGCTTTCGCCCATGTCCGCTCTCGCGTATCTGCTCGTCGAGGACACCTACGATCTTTATCCGAATCTCGATCCGCTGCTGCGCGCCGTCGTGATGTGCTCGATTGTCGTGCTGCAGCTTGTGGGGCCATGGCTTGTCTACCGCAGTCTCGCGCTGGTCGGCGAGCGGCGCGAAGAATAG
- the mnmC gene encoding bifunctional tRNA (5-methylaminomethyl-2-thiouridine)(34)-methyltransferase MnmD/FAD-dependent 5-carboxymethylaminomethyl-2-thiouridine(34) oxidoreductase MnmC, whose product MTEPLTPANLAFRDNGTPFSPHYDDIYHSAVGGFAQAEHVFLRGNDLPERWQGRRVFTVMETGFGMGINFLMTWAAWRADPARCERLHFVSTEKHPFLQADLRRAYEATVADASIAALAQMLVDAWPTLVPGTHRLEFEGGRITLTLVFGDATETLPSLWLRADAFYLDGFAPAKNPELWTPVIFRQLARIAGDGATFATYTSAGDVERALQGSGFEYKKVDGFGWKRAMLVGRFAPRWRVRRHEPPLPLAVGERHAIVIGTGLAGCAVIERLAARGWRVTALERHNALARDASGNPAGVFHPMLSRDDSVASRITRAGFLYALQRWSTLERAGQPLTRGPEGLLQLAASDEESRAMAGALASFAYPPDYVVPMSREEARRIANIDVANGGWFFPRGGWLDPASLCAAQCAAAGGQLERRFGVQVSRIERSGEDWNVFDDANQLVARAPIVIVANAHDAARVAGLNYASTRSVRGQLTVLPAGIVSGLHIPVIGEGYVVPLANGIALTGATYDIDDPDPSLRAPGHAENLARIGQMLPTLNGAIDPQQIAMLGGRVAFRCVASDRLPIIGTLADENAAAREADRLRGAWPLDLPRAYGLHGAFAYGSRGLVWAALGAELIASQIEGEPWPIERDLSEAIDPARFLLRALRHGSVG is encoded by the coding sequence ATGACCGAGCCGCTGACTCCTGCCAATCTTGCTTTTCGCGACAACGGCACCCCCTTCTCGCCGCACTACGACGACATCTATCACAGCGCAGTAGGCGGCTTCGCGCAGGCCGAACACGTGTTTCTCCGCGGCAACGACCTGCCTGAACGATGGCAGGGCAGGCGCGTTTTCACGGTGATGGAAACCGGCTTCGGCATGGGCATCAACTTTCTGATGACCTGGGCAGCGTGGCGAGCCGACCCCGCCCGTTGCGAACGTCTGCATTTCGTGTCGACCGAAAAACACCCGTTTTTGCAGGCGGATCTGCGTCGTGCATACGAAGCGACCGTTGCAGATGCATCGATCGCCGCGCTTGCGCAAATGCTCGTCGATGCGTGGCCAACGCTTGTGCCCGGCACGCACCGACTCGAATTCGAAGGTGGGCGCATCACGCTGACGCTGGTCTTCGGTGATGCAACAGAAACTTTGCCGTCGCTCTGGTTACGCGCGGACGCGTTCTATCTCGATGGCTTTGCTCCCGCGAAAAATCCTGAGTTGTGGACGCCGGTCATCTTCAGGCAGCTCGCCAGGATCGCGGGCGATGGCGCCACGTTCGCCACTTATACCAGTGCCGGCGACGTAGAACGCGCGCTCCAGGGAAGCGGCTTCGAGTATAAAAAAGTCGATGGCTTCGGCTGGAAACGCGCGATGCTGGTCGGCCGCTTTGCGCCGCGCTGGCGGGTACGTCGACATGAACCGCCGTTGCCGCTCGCCGTCGGCGAACGTCATGCGATCGTGATCGGCACCGGCCTCGCCGGCTGTGCAGTGATCGAACGACTCGCCGCACGCGGCTGGCGAGTGACAGCACTGGAGCGTCACAACGCGCTAGCGCGCGACGCGTCGGGTAATCCGGCAGGCGTGTTTCATCCGATGCTTTCGCGAGACGACAGCGTCGCGTCGCGCATCACGCGAGCCGGATTTCTGTACGCGTTGCAGCGCTGGAGTACGCTCGAGCGCGCAGGTCAACCACTGACACGCGGTCCAGAGGGCCTGCTTCAGCTAGCCGCCAGCGACGAAGAATCGCGAGCGATGGCTGGGGCACTCGCGTCGTTTGCCTATCCCCCGGACTACGTTGTGCCGATGTCGCGCGAAGAGGCGCGACGTATCGCGAACATCGACGTGGCAAACGGTGGCTGGTTTTTTCCGCGCGGTGGCTGGCTCGATCCCGCGTCGCTTTGCGCGGCACAATGCGCCGCTGCAGGCGGGCAACTTGAACGACGCTTCGGTGTGCAGGTGTCGCGCATCGAACGATCCGGCGAAGACTGGAATGTATTCGACGACGCTAACCAGCTCGTCGCTCGGGCGCCCATTGTCATCGTTGCGAACGCGCACGACGCCGCGCGCGTCGCGGGTCTCAACTATGCGTCGACGCGCAGCGTACGCGGCCAGTTGACAGTTTTGCCCGCGGGCATCGTGTCAGGTTTACACATTCCGGTGATCGGTGAGGGTTACGTCGTACCGCTAGCCAATGGCATCGCGCTCACCGGCGCGACCTACGATATAGACGATCCCGACCCTTCGCTGCGCGCACCCGGTCACGCCGAGAATCTTGCGCGTATCGGGCAGATGCTGCCGACGCTCAACGGCGCGATCGACCCGCAGCAAATCGCCATGCTGGGCGGACGCGTCGCGTTTCGCTGCGTCGCCAGCGACCGTCTGCCGATAATCGGCACGCTAGCTGACGAAAATGCGGCCGCCCGTGAAGCCGACCGTCTGCGCGGCGCCTGGCCACTCGATCTCCCGCGCGCCTACGGCCTGCACGGAGCATTCGCCTACGGTTCACGCGGTCTTGTATGGGCGGCACTGGGTGCGGAACTCATCGCCTCGCAAATCGAAGGCGAACCGTGGCCCATAGAACGGGACCTCTCCGAAGCGATCGACCCTGCACGCTTTCTTCTTAGGGCATTACGTCACGGCAGCGTCGGCTGA
- a CDS encoding HU family DNA-binding protein — MNKQELIDAVAGQTGASKAQTGETLDTLLEVIKKSVSKGDAVQLIGFGSFGSGKRAARTGRNPKTGETIKIPAAKTVKFTAGKAFKDAVNKR; from the coding sequence ATGAACAAACAGGAACTGATCGACGCCGTCGCAGGTCAGACGGGCGCCAGCAAAGCTCAAACCGGCGAAACGCTGGACACGCTGCTTGAAGTAATCAAGAAGTCGGTGTCGAAGGGTGACGCAGTCCAGTTGATCGGCTTTGGCAGCTTCGGTTCGGGCAAGCGTGCGGCACGTACGGGCCGCAACCCGAAGACCGGTGAAACCATCAAGATTCCGGCCGCGAAGACTGTCAAGTTCACGGCCGGCAAGGCGTTTAAGGACGCAGTCAACAAGCGCTAA
- a CDS encoding IS1634 family transposase: protein MFLKRTQRIKDGKTHQYWSVVENRRLLNGKVAQRQVLYLGEINDSQQLAWRKTIEVFDEGAKRQVALFAEGAQPADDAKAVGVRLSELQLKRPRQWGACWLSCVLWQQLGLDAFWSARLPASRKGTRWLQVLQTLVAYRLIDPGSEWRLHRHWFTSSAMADLLEADFALAGKDTLYRCLDKLLPHKDTLMLFLKQRWGELFGASFDVLLYDLTSTYFEADTPREAPDKRQYGYSRDKRGDCRQVVIGLIVTPEGFPLSYEVLAGNTADCTTLSDLLKRIETRHGKANRIWVMDRGIPTEETLAQMRQMGAFYLVGTPKGRLSKLEQSFLPAPWEHVREGMQVKRLPLESETYVLAVSEQRIGKERGMRLRRLRRYVERLRQCRTQSLTRDQLLMKVGAARQDAGRAASLIRLTLPQSHEVVTPDTFRFELDRKKLRQVRHREGRYLLRTNLSSHDPAQLWTFYIQLTEVEQAFKELKHDLAIRPIYHHKEERIEAHIFVAFLAYCLQVTLKYQLKRAAPGLTPRAALEKFRTMQMVDVHLPTTDGRHLILSRYTQPEPEHRLLLDQLGLKLPAQPPPKITAQPSPIVPTRAHAL, encoded by the coding sequence ATGTTCCTCAAGCGCACACAGCGGATCAAGGACGGCAAGACGCACCAGTACTGGAGCGTGGTGGAGAATCGGCGTCTGTTGAATGGCAAGGTCGCGCAGCGCCAGGTGCTGTACCTGGGCGAGATCAACGACAGTCAGCAACTCGCCTGGCGCAAGACGATCGAAGTGTTCGACGAAGGCGCCAAACGCCAGGTTGCGCTGTTTGCGGAAGGTGCGCAGCCGGCAGATGACGCCAAGGCAGTGGGCGTGCGGTTGAGCGAGTTGCAATTGAAGCGCCCGCGGCAGTGGGGAGCGTGCTGGCTGTCTTGCGTGCTATGGCAGCAGCTAGGCCTGGACGCATTCTGGTCGGCGCGCCTGCCGGCTTCACGCAAAGGAACGCGCTGGCTGCAGGTGTTGCAGACCCTGGTGGCGTATCGGCTGATCGATCCGGGCTCGGAATGGCGTCTGCACCGGCACTGGTTCACGTCAAGCGCGATGGCGGATCTATTGGAAGCCGACTTTGCGCTGGCCGGCAAAGATACGCTGTATCGTTGCCTGGACAAGTTGCTGCCGCACAAGGACACCTTGATGCTGTTTCTCAAGCAGCGTTGGGGCGAACTGTTCGGCGCCTCGTTCGACGTGCTGCTATACGATCTGACCAGCACCTACTTCGAGGCCGACACGCCGCGGGAAGCACCGGACAAGCGTCAATACGGCTATAGCCGCGACAAGCGCGGCGACTGCCGGCAGGTCGTGATCGGCCTGATTGTCACGCCGGAGGGCTTTCCCCTGAGCTACGAAGTGCTGGCCGGCAACACCGCAGACTGCACCACGCTGTCCGATCTGCTCAAGCGTATCGAGACCCGACACGGCAAGGCCAATCGGATCTGGGTCATGGACCGCGGCATCCCAACAGAAGAGACGTTGGCACAGATGCGCCAGATGGGCGCCTTTTACCTCGTAGGCACACCTAAGGGTCGCTTGAGCAAGCTGGAGCAGTCATTCCTCCCAGCGCCGTGGGAGCATGTCCGGGAAGGGATGCAGGTCAAGCGCCTGCCCCTGGAGAGCGAAACGTATGTGCTTGCCGTGAGCGAGCAGCGGATCGGCAAAGAACGTGGCATGCGGCTGCGCCGGCTCAGGCGCTACGTGGAAAGGCTCAGGCAGTGCCGTACGCAAAGCCTCACACGCGACCAGCTACTGATGAAAGTGGGCGCGGCCAGGCAGGACGCCGGGCGAGCCGCGAGCCTGATCAGACTGACATTGCCACAGAGCCATGAAGTCGTCACGCCGGACACCTTCCGCTTTGAACTTGACCGTAAGAAATTGCGTCAGGTGCGGCACCGCGAAGGCCGTTATCTGTTGCGCACCAACCTCTCGAGTCACGACCCGGCGCAGCTTTGGACCTTCTACATTCAGCTCACGGAAGTCGAGCAGGCGTTCAAGGAACTCAAGCATGATCTGGCTATCCGACCGATCTACCATCACAAGGAAGAGCGCATCGAAGCGCACATCTTCGTGGCCTTTCTGGCGTATTGCCTGCAGGTCACGCTCAAATACCAGCTCAAGCGGGCCGCGCCAGGTTTGACACCCCGAGCGGCGCTGGAGAAATTCAGGACCATGCAGATGGTCGATGTTCATCTGCCCACCACTGACGGGCGCCATCTGATCCTGTCGCGCTACACGCAGCCGGAACCCGAACACCGTCTCCTGCTCGACCAGTTAGGTCTCAAGCTGCCCGCGCAGCCACCGCCGAAAATCACCGCCCAGCCATCGCCAATCGTCCCTACGCGCGCCCACGCCCTGTAG
- a CDS encoding GTP-binding protein, translating to MNQPPLPVTVLSGFVGAGKTTLLNHILANHAGLRVAAIVNDLAAVKIDATLVRDAATRSQAGEQRIEMSNGCICCTLSDDLPTEIRRLGGERRFDAILVESNGVAEPMPVAESLTFADDDGMPLSNVARLDTMVTVIDASSFLRDYARADALTELGIAASEEDDRTLVELLVEQVEFCDVLVVNKADRVGVDDLTRLQRILARINPRAVQVVSRFGDVPLTEVLDTKRFDFDEASGSPGWLVALNEHAGHENHIEADEFGIGNFIYRARRPFHPERLWTLLHQEWKGVLRSKGFFWLATRNEIGGSLSQAGGACRHGPAGMWWAAQDRSEWPHDDDELMAEIAADWYGDLDDFTIGDRRQELVMIGVDIDPAAWRAKLDACLLTDDEYALGVDAWQQFADPFPAWDFDPEDDHEAGEDETGHHHHHDHGHGHHRH from the coding sequence ATGAACCAGCCGCCACTGCCCGTCACCGTGCTCTCCGGTTTTGTGGGTGCGGGCAAGACCACGCTCCTCAATCACATCCTGGCGAACCACGCAGGCCTGCGCGTCGCGGCGATCGTCAATGATCTCGCTGCGGTCAAAATCGACGCGACGCTCGTGCGCGACGCCGCCACCCGGTCGCAAGCCGGCGAGCAGCGGATCGAGATGTCGAACGGCTGCATCTGCTGCACCCTGAGCGACGACCTGCCGACCGAGATCCGCCGTCTGGGTGGCGAGCGTCGGTTCGACGCGATCCTCGTCGAATCGAACGGTGTGGCCGAACCGATGCCGGTCGCCGAATCCCTCACCTTTGCGGACGACGACGGCATGCCGCTCTCCAATGTCGCGCGGCTCGACACGATGGTGACCGTGATCGACGCCTCCAGCTTTCTGCGCGACTACGCTCGCGCCGACGCGCTCACGGAGCTTGGTATCGCCGCGAGCGAAGAGGACGACCGCACGCTCGTTGAGCTGCTGGTCGAACAGGTGGAATTCTGCGATGTGCTCGTCGTAAACAAGGCGGATCGGGTCGGCGTCGACGATCTCACGCGTTTGCAGCGCATCCTCGCGCGCATCAATCCACGCGCGGTGCAGGTGGTGAGCCGCTTTGGCGACGTGCCGCTGACCGAGGTTCTCGATACGAAGCGATTCGATTTCGATGAGGCTTCGGGTTCACCGGGCTGGCTCGTTGCGCTGAACGAACATGCTGGGCACGAGAACCATATTGAAGCCGATGAATTCGGCATTGGGAATTTCATCTATCGCGCACGCAGGCCGTTTCATCCAGAACGTCTGTGGACGTTGCTGCATCAGGAATGGAAGGGCGTGCTGCGCAGCAAGGGTTTCTTCTGGCTTGCGACGCGCAACGAGATTGGCGGCTCGCTCTCGCAGGCGGGCGGTGCATGCCGGCATGGTCCGGCCGGCATGTGGTGGGCTGCGCAGGATCGCAGTGAGTGGCCACACGACGACGACGAACTGATGGCTGAAATTGCCGCCGACTGGTATGGCGACCTCGACGATTTCACCATCGGCGACCGTCGCCAGGAACTGGTGATGATCGGCGTCGACATCGATCCGGCCGCGTGGCGCGCAAAGCTGGATGCGTGTCTGTTGACCGACGATGAATATGCTTTGGGCGTTGACGCATGGCAGCAATTTGCCGATCCGTTTCCGGCATGGGACTTCGATCCGGAAGACGATCACGAAGCCGGCGAGGATGAAACCGGCCATCACCATCACCATGATCACGGTCATGGACATCACCGTCACTAG
- a CDS encoding lytic transglycosylase domain-containing protein, which produces MRQAVITVVVGLCAWFAVASARADCFDEAAGYQKVNPLILRAIAWQESHNRPDALHKNANGSTDYGLMQINSIHLATLSQYGISTGTLMEPCKNVYIAAWHLRQKMNKYGNTWQAVGAYHSETPLLRDQYSKQIAGILEKWNLLRTTR; this is translated from the coding sequence ATGAGACAGGCCGTCATCACTGTTGTCGTGGGATTGTGCGCATGGTTCGCCGTGGCGTCCGCACGCGCCGACTGTTTCGACGAGGCCGCCGGCTATCAGAAGGTCAATCCGCTGATCCTGCGCGCAATTGCATGGCAGGAGTCGCACAACCGGCCCGACGCGCTTCACAAGAACGCCAATGGTTCAACGGACTATGGCCTGATGCAGATCAATTCGATCCATCTCGCCACGCTGTCCCAGTACGGCATTTCTACCGGAACGCTGATGGAGCCATGTAAGAATGTCTACATCGCGGCGTGGCATCTGCGTCAGAAGATGAACAAGTACGGTAACACCTGGCAGGCAGTCGGCGCATATCATTCAGAGACGCCGTTACTGCGCGACCAGTATTCGAAGCAGATCGCAGGCATCCTGGAAAAGTGGAACCTGCTGCGGACCACCCGCTGA